A section of the Oryzias latipes chromosome 8, ASM223467v1 genome encodes:
- the gys1 gene encoding glycogen [starch] synthase, muscle — protein sequence MPLARSLSVTSLSGLEEWDEEFELEDAVLFEIAWEVANKVGGIYTVIQTKARLTAEEWGENYFLVGPYVESNVRTQVELIEPTNPVLKRTIDKMNSSGCKVYFGRWLIEGSPYVVLIDVGFTAWSLDRWKSELWDLGAIGVPWFDREANDAVLFGFLTAWLLGEFAAQSEEPPHIVAHFHEWLAGLGLVLCRKRQLPVATIFTTHATLLGRYLCAGSVDFYNNLSKFNVDKEAGDRQIYHRYCLERAAAHCAHVFTTVSQITAIEAEHLLKRKPDIVTPNGLNVKKFSAMHEFQNLHAQSKSRIQEFVRGHFYGHLDFNLDKCLFLFIAGRYEFSNKGADIFLEALARLNYLLRVNHSDVTVIAFFIMPARTNNFNVETLKGQAVRKQLWDTAHTVKERFGKKLYESLLVGQLPDVAKMLDKEDFTIMKRAIFATQRQSQPPICTHNMLDDSSDPILNSVRRIGLFNSSADRVKIIFHPEFLSSTSPLLPMDYEEFVRGCHLGVFPSYYEPWGYTPAECTVMGIPSISTNLSGFGCFMEEHIADPSAYGIYILDRRYKGVDESCNQLTSFLFQFCKQSRRQRIIQRNRTERLSDLLDWRYLGRYYIAARHMALAKAFPDTFIYEPHEPSSATGFRYPRPASVPPSPSLSRHSSPHHSEAEEDEDERYDEDLEAEKDRVNIRQPYTATKNKTSANLGADENEDDAVANDKN from the exons ATGCCGCTGGCCCGCAGCCTGTCCGTCACGTCCCTCTCTGGACTTGAGGAGTGGGACGAGGAGTTTGAGTTGGAGGATGCCGTTCTCTTTGAAATAGCTTGGGAAGTTGCCAACAAAG TTGGAGGCATTTACACCGTCATCCAAACCAAAGCTCGTCTGACCGCCGAGGAATGGGGGGAGAACTATTTCCTGGTGGGTCCCTATGTAGAGAGCAACGTGCGCACTCAAGTGGAGTTGATTGAACCCACCAACCCCGTGCTGAAGCGGACCATTGACAAAATGAACTCCAGTGGGTGTAAG GTATACTTTGGTCGCTGGCTGATTGAAGGTAGTCCTTATGTTGTTCTGATTGACGTGGGCTTCACTGCCTGGTCTCTGGATCGCTGGAAGAGCGAGCTGTGGGACCTGGGCGCAATCGGTGTTCCTTGGTTCGACCGTGAAGCAAACGACGCCGTGTTGTTTGGTTTTCTGACGGCTTGGCTTCTTGGAGAG TTCGCAGCCCAGTCTGAGGAGCCCCCGCACATCGTGGCCCACTTCCACGAGTGGCTGGCTGGCCTGGGGCTGGTGTTGTGCAGGAAGCGACAGCTGCCTGTGGCGACCATCTTCACAACTCACGCCACACTACTGGGACGCTACCTGTGTGCTGGAAGCGTGGACTTTTACAACAACCTTTCAAAG TTTAACGTGGATAAGGAAGCAGGTGATCGACAGATCTACCATCGCTACTGTTTGGAGCGAGCGGCCGCACACTGTGCCCACGTCTTTACCACGGTGTCACAGATTACAGCCATTGAGGCGGAGCACCTGCTCAAGAGAAAACCAG ATATTGTAACTCCCAACGGGCTGAATGTGAAGAAGTTCTCAGCTATGCATGAGTTCCAGAACCTCCATGCACAGAGCAAGAGTCGGATTCAAGAGTTTGTCAGGGGACACTTCTACGG GCATCTTGACTTCAATTTGGACAAATGTTTGTTCCTCTTCATCGCTGGGAGGTATGAATTCTCCAACAAAGGAGCCGACATCTTCCTGGAAGCTTTGGCCAGACTCAACTATCTACTGAGA GTCAACCACAGTGATGTGACTGTTATAGCTTTCTTCATCATGCCAGCGCGGACAAACAACTTCAATGTGGAGACCTTAAAAGGCCAAGCAGTCAGGAAACAGCTGTG GGATACAGCTCACACTGTGAAGGAGCGCTTCGGCAAGAAGCTCTATGAGTCTCTTCTAGT GGGCCAGCTGCCAGATGTGGCAAAGATGCTAGACAAAGAAGATTTCACCATCATGAAGCGTGCCATCTTTGCCACTCAGAGGCAGTCGCAACCCCCAATCTGCACCCATAACATGCTGGACGACAGCAGCGACCCCATCCTCAACTCTGTCCGCCGCATCGGCCTTTTCAACAGCTCTGCTGACCGAGTCAAG ATAATCTTCCATCCAGAGTTCCTTTCATCCACGTCTCCTCTGCTGCCAATGGACTATGAGGAGTTTGTCAGAGGCTGCCACCTTGGTGTTTTCCCTTCTTACTATGAACCTTGGGGCTACACACCAG CTGAGTGCACTGTAATGGGAATTCCATCAATCTCCACAAATCTGTCGGGGTTTGGCTGTTTCATGGAGGAGCACATAGCTGACCCTTCAGCATACG GCATTTACATCCTTGACCGGCGTTACAAGGGCGTCGACGAGTCGTGTAACCAGCTCACCTCCTTCCTGTTCCAATTCTGCAAACAGAGCCGACGTCAGCGGATCATCCAGAGGAATCGAACCGAGCGCCTGAGTGACCTTCTGGACTGGAGATACCTCGGCAGG tatTATATAGCTGCCCGTCATATGGCCTTGGCTAAAGCCTTTCCTGATACCTTCATATATGAACCTCATGAGCCGAGCTCA gctACAGGGTTCCGTTACCCTCGACCGGCCTCTGTACCACCTTCTCCATCCCTGTCCCGCCACTCCTCTCCGCACCACAGCGAGGCCGAAGAGGATGAAGACGAGCGTTACGATGAGGATCTGGAGGCAGAAAAGGACAGAGTCAACATCCGCCAGCCCTACACCgcaactaaaaacaaaacctctGCCAACCTGGGAGCTGATGAGAACGAAGACGACGCTGTCGCCAATGACAAAAACTGA
- the aspdh gene encoding putative L-aspartate dehydrogenase, with translation MADSSPDLRIGVVGFGFLGQYLVGRILKDGPSLGLNLAFVWNRNSDRLKGLVPAEFVLSNLSSFPDRKSDVIVEVCHPQIVKEYGCSFLSHSHFMVGSPSALSDSDLNQKLRRAALQYGKTLYVPSGALWGGQDIQRLNDSGALKALFIRMSKHPSCFRLTGDKLTTWMEEEGRRVLFRGSVAELCPLAPNNVNTMAAAAVAAGTLGFEGVLGEIVSDTTLKDYHVVEVEVTGPDGFSVRTVRKNPAKPGAVTGSATYDSFWNSLLICKGHGGRVYLC, from the exons ATGGCAGATAGTTCACCAGATCTGAGGATTGGAGTAGTGGGATTTGGATTTCTAG GGCAGTATCTGGTGGGCAGGATCTTAAAAGACGGACCAAGTCTTGGTCTAAATCTGGCTTTTGTGTGGAACAGGAATTCAGACAGGCTCAAAGGTTTAGTTCCAGCTGAATTCGTTCTCAGCAATCTATCGTCCTTTCCCGACAG GAAGAGTGATGTGATTGTGGAAGTCTGTCATCCACAGATAGTCAAAGAGTACGGATGTAGTTTCCTGTCCCACTCTCATTTCATG GTGGGCTCTCCATCTGCTCTGTCTGATTCTGATTTGAACCAAAAGCTGCGACGGGCAGCTTTGCAATATGGGAAAACACTGTATGTTCCTAGTGGTGCATTATGGGGAGGGCAAGACATCCAGAGGCTCAATGACAGTGGGGCGTTGAAG GCTTTGTTCATCAGAATGTCCAAGCATCCATCCTGCTTCCGGCTGACAGGAGACAAACTCACAACCTGGATGGAAGAAGAGGGCAGGCGGGTTTTATTCAGAGGCTCGGTGGCGGAGTTGTGCCCTCTTGCCCCCAACAACGTCAACACCATGGCAGCAGCTGCAGTGGCAGCGGGAACACTCGGCTTTGAGGGTGTTCTGGGAGAGATTGTATCTGACACGAC GTTAAAAGACTACCATGTGGTAGAGGTGGAGGTGACTGGCCCTGATGGTTTTTcagtgagaactgtgaggaaGAATCCAGCTAAACCTGGAGCCGTTACTGGCAGCGCGACATACGACTCCTTCTGGAACAGTTTGCTTA TTTGCAAAGGTCACGGGGGCAGAGTTTACCTGTGCTGA